One Triticum dicoccoides isolate Atlit2015 ecotype Zavitan chromosome 5B, WEW_v2.0, whole genome shotgun sequence genomic window carries:
- the LOC119307929 gene encoding phosphoglucomutase-like isoform X2, which translates to MVCSRLSMIVISLPTQGASDVLSIDKVDFLKLQNGSDIRGVAIAGVEGEPVNLTELVAEAIATAFAAWLLNKKKADGLRRLRISVGHDSRISAHKLQNAITHGITAAGHDVLQFGLASTPAMFNSTLTEDAINHCPADGGIMITASHLPYNRNGFKFFTSDGGLNKTDIKDILERASKVYEESAHCGKQEQTGVVTHVDYMSIYASDLVQAVRKSAGNKEKPLEGLHIVVDAGNGAGGFFVDKVLKPLGAVTDGSQFLEPDGLFPNHIPNPEDKAAMEAITQAVLNNKADLGIIFDTDVDRSAAVDSSGRELNRNRLIALMSAIVLEEHPGTTVVTDSVTSDGLTAFIEKKLGGKHHRFKRGYKNVIDEAIRLNSTGEESHLAMETSGHGALKENHWLDDGAYTMVKLLNKLAGARTLNPNIGSKVLTDLVEGLEEAAVTVEIRLKIDQNHADLKGGSFRDYGESILKHLESVISKDPNLNKAPKNHEGVRVSGYGGWFMLRLSLHDPVLPLNIEAQSKNDAMKLGLAVLAAASEFSALDTTALNKFLQQ; encoded by the exons ATGGTCTGTTCTAGGCTCTCAATGATCGTTATTAGTTTAC CTACTCAAGGTGCCAGTGATGTCTTGTCCATTGACAAAGTTGATTTTCTCAAGCTACAAAATGGCAG TGATATTCGTGGTGTTGCTATTGCTGGGGTTGAAGGTGAGCCTGTCAATCTCACGGAGCTTGTTGCTGAAGCTATAGCTACTGCATTTGCTGCATGGTTATTAAACAAGAAGAAAGCGGATGGCTTGAGACGTTTAAGAATCTCTGTTGGACATGATTCACGAATTTCTGCTCATAAATTGCAG AATGCAATTACTCATGGAATCACTGCTGCCGGACATGATGTTCTACAGTTTGG ATTGGCTTCAACACCGGCAATGTTCAACAGTACACTTACCGAAGATGCGATAAATCATTGCCCAGCAGATGGAGGCATAATGATAACAG CGAGCCATTTACCCTACAATCGGAATGGTTTCAAGTTTTTTACAAGTGATGGTGGTCTAAATAAGACTGATATTAAAGATATATTGGAGCGGGCTTCTAAAGTATACGAGGAATCTGCACATTGTGGCAAACAAGAACAGACCGGTGTCGTGACTCATGTGGACTACATGTCAATTTATGCTTCTGATCTAGTGCAAGCAGTTCGTAAATCTGCTGGAAACAAAG AGAAACCATTGGAGGGACTGCACATAGTTGTTGATGCAGGGAATGGAGCAGGTGGCTTTTTTGTG GATAAGGTACTAAAACCATTAGGAGCTGTTACTGATGGGAGCCAATTCCTGGAGCCTGATG GTTTGTTTCCCAATCATATTCCGAATCCTGAGGACAAAGCTGCAATGGAAGCCATTACACAAGCAGTGCTTAATAATAAGGCAGACTTGGGCATCATATTTGATACTGATGTTGACAG GTCAGCTGCTGTTGATTCCAGTGGACGTGAGTTGAATCGCAACCGATTGATTGCTTTGATGTCTGCCATAGTTCTTGAGGAG CATCCAGGAACCACTGTTGTGACTGATAGCGTGACATCAGATGGACTGACTGCATTTATTGAGAAGAAACTTG GAGGGAAACACCATCGATTCAAGCGAGGATACAAGAATGTAATAGATGAGGCTATTCGTCTG AATTCTACTGGTGAGGAATCACATTTGGCGATGGAAACAAGTGGCCATGGAGCACTGAAAGAGAATCACTGGCTCGATGATGGAGCATATACGATG GTTAAACTTCTGAATAAACTTGCTGGTGCCAGAACATTGAACCCAAACATCGGTAGTAAAGTTTTGACTGATTTGGTCGAGGGCCTTGAGGAGGCTGCTGTGACAGTGGAGATAAGGTTGAAGATTGATCAAAATCATGCAGATTTGAAAGGAGG GTCCTTCCGTGACTATGGAGAGTCAATCTTGAAACATTTGGAGAGTGTGATCAGCAAAGACCCAAATCTAAACAAAGCCCCGAAGAATCATGAAGGC GTCAGAGTTTCTGGATATGGTGGCTGGTTTATGTTGAGGCTATCCCTCCATGATCCGGTTCTTCCCCTTAATATTGAG GCACAAAGCAAGAATGACGCCATGAAGCTCGGACTTGCAGTGCTTGCTGCTGCGAGTGAATTTTCAGCATTGGACACAACTGCATTGAACAAGTTTTTGCAGCAGTGA
- the LOC119307929 gene encoding phosphoglucomutase-like isoform X1: MAALSAKVIQNAFLAQDGPRTRHNPRYTCDFCALNTRSMHSVQGCRLSLADTSAKWLNTTSTAWISFGKQGNISCNATQGASDVLSIDKVDFLKLQNGSDIRGVAIAGVEGEPVNLTELVAEAIATAFAAWLLNKKKADGLRRLRISVGHDSRISAHKLQNAITHGITAAGHDVLQFGLASTPAMFNSTLTEDAINHCPADGGIMITASHLPYNRNGFKFFTSDGGLNKTDIKDILERASKVYEESAHCGKQEQTGVVTHVDYMSIYASDLVQAVRKSAGNKEKPLEGLHIVVDAGNGAGGFFVDKVLKPLGAVTDGSQFLEPDGLFPNHIPNPEDKAAMEAITQAVLNNKADLGIIFDTDVDRSAAVDSSGRELNRNRLIALMSAIVLEEHPGTTVVTDSVTSDGLTAFIEKKLGGKHHRFKRGYKNVIDEAIRLNSTGEESHLAMETSGHGALKENHWLDDGAYTMVKLLNKLAGARTLNPNIGSKVLTDLVEGLEEAAVTVEIRLKIDQNHADLKGGSFRDYGESILKHLESVISKDPNLNKAPKNHEGVRVSGYGGWFMLRLSLHDPVLPLNIEAQSKNDAMKLGLAVLAAASEFSALDTTALNKFLQQ; encoded by the exons ATGGCCG CATTATCAGCGAAGGTCATACAAAATGCATTCTTGGCACAAGATGGTCCACGGACTAGGCACAATCCAAGATATACCTGTGACTTTTGTGCCCTCAATACCCGCAGCATGCATTCCGTCCAGGGGTGTAGATTATCATTGGCTGATACTTCAGCCAAGTGGTTAAATACCACATCAACAGCATGGATTAGCTTCGGGAAACAAGGAAATATTAGCTGCAATG CTACTCAAGGTGCCAGTGATGTCTTGTCCATTGACAAAGTTGATTTTCTCAAGCTACAAAATGGCAG TGATATTCGTGGTGTTGCTATTGCTGGGGTTGAAGGTGAGCCTGTCAATCTCACGGAGCTTGTTGCTGAAGCTATAGCTACTGCATTTGCTGCATGGTTATTAAACAAGAAGAAAGCGGATGGCTTGAGACGTTTAAGAATCTCTGTTGGACATGATTCACGAATTTCTGCTCATAAATTGCAG AATGCAATTACTCATGGAATCACTGCTGCCGGACATGATGTTCTACAGTTTGG ATTGGCTTCAACACCGGCAATGTTCAACAGTACACTTACCGAAGATGCGATAAATCATTGCCCAGCAGATGGAGGCATAATGATAACAG CGAGCCATTTACCCTACAATCGGAATGGTTTCAAGTTTTTTACAAGTGATGGTGGTCTAAATAAGACTGATATTAAAGATATATTGGAGCGGGCTTCTAAAGTATACGAGGAATCTGCACATTGTGGCAAACAAGAACAGACCGGTGTCGTGACTCATGTGGACTACATGTCAATTTATGCTTCTGATCTAGTGCAAGCAGTTCGTAAATCTGCTGGAAACAAAG AGAAACCATTGGAGGGACTGCACATAGTTGTTGATGCAGGGAATGGAGCAGGTGGCTTTTTTGTG GATAAGGTACTAAAACCATTAGGAGCTGTTACTGATGGGAGCCAATTCCTGGAGCCTGATG GTTTGTTTCCCAATCATATTCCGAATCCTGAGGACAAAGCTGCAATGGAAGCCATTACACAAGCAGTGCTTAATAATAAGGCAGACTTGGGCATCATATTTGATACTGATGTTGACAG GTCAGCTGCTGTTGATTCCAGTGGACGTGAGTTGAATCGCAACCGATTGATTGCTTTGATGTCTGCCATAGTTCTTGAGGAG CATCCAGGAACCACTGTTGTGACTGATAGCGTGACATCAGATGGACTGACTGCATTTATTGAGAAGAAACTTG GAGGGAAACACCATCGATTCAAGCGAGGATACAAGAATGTAATAGATGAGGCTATTCGTCTG AATTCTACTGGTGAGGAATCACATTTGGCGATGGAAACAAGTGGCCATGGAGCACTGAAAGAGAATCACTGGCTCGATGATGGAGCATATACGATG GTTAAACTTCTGAATAAACTTGCTGGTGCCAGAACATTGAACCCAAACATCGGTAGTAAAGTTTTGACTGATTTGGTCGAGGGCCTTGAGGAGGCTGCTGTGACAGTGGAGATAAGGTTGAAGATTGATCAAAATCATGCAGATTTGAAAGGAGG GTCCTTCCGTGACTATGGAGAGTCAATCTTGAAACATTTGGAGAGTGTGATCAGCAAAGACCCAAATCTAAACAAAGCCCCGAAGAATCATGAAGGC GTCAGAGTTTCTGGATATGGTGGCTGGTTTATGTTGAGGCTATCCCTCCATGATCCGGTTCTTCCCCTTAATATTGAG GCACAAAGCAAGAATGACGCCATGAAGCTCGGACTTGCAGTGCTTGCTGCTGCGAGTGAATTTTCAGCATTGGACACAACTGCATTGAACAAGTTTTTGCAGCAGTGA
- the LOC119307929 gene encoding phosphoglucomutase-like isoform X3, whose amino-acid sequence MAATQGASDVLSIDKVDFLKLQNGSDIRGVAIAGVEGEPVNLTELVAEAIATAFAAWLLNKKKADGLRRLRISVGHDSRISAHKLQNAITHGITAAGHDVLQFGLASTPAMFNSTLTEDAINHCPADGGIMITASHLPYNRNGFKFFTSDGGLNKTDIKDILERASKVYEESAHCGKQEQTGVVTHVDYMSIYASDLVQAVRKSAGNKEKPLEGLHIVVDAGNGAGGFFVDKVLKPLGAVTDGSQFLEPDGLFPNHIPNPEDKAAMEAITQAVLNNKADLGIIFDTDVDRSAAVDSSGRELNRNRLIALMSAIVLEEHPGTTVVTDSVTSDGLTAFIEKKLGGKHHRFKRGYKNVIDEAIRLNSTGEESHLAMETSGHGALKENHWLDDGAYTMVKLLNKLAGARTLNPNIGSKVLTDLVEGLEEAAVTVEIRLKIDQNHADLKGGSFRDYGESILKHLESVISKDPNLNKAPKNHEGVRVSGYGGWFMLRLSLHDPVLPLNIEAQSKNDAMKLGLAVLAAASEFSALDTTALNKFLQQ is encoded by the exons ATGGCCG CTACTCAAGGTGCCAGTGATGTCTTGTCCATTGACAAAGTTGATTTTCTCAAGCTACAAAATGGCAG TGATATTCGTGGTGTTGCTATTGCTGGGGTTGAAGGTGAGCCTGTCAATCTCACGGAGCTTGTTGCTGAAGCTATAGCTACTGCATTTGCTGCATGGTTATTAAACAAGAAGAAAGCGGATGGCTTGAGACGTTTAAGAATCTCTGTTGGACATGATTCACGAATTTCTGCTCATAAATTGCAG AATGCAATTACTCATGGAATCACTGCTGCCGGACATGATGTTCTACAGTTTGG ATTGGCTTCAACACCGGCAATGTTCAACAGTACACTTACCGAAGATGCGATAAATCATTGCCCAGCAGATGGAGGCATAATGATAACAG CGAGCCATTTACCCTACAATCGGAATGGTTTCAAGTTTTTTACAAGTGATGGTGGTCTAAATAAGACTGATATTAAAGATATATTGGAGCGGGCTTCTAAAGTATACGAGGAATCTGCACATTGTGGCAAACAAGAACAGACCGGTGTCGTGACTCATGTGGACTACATGTCAATTTATGCTTCTGATCTAGTGCAAGCAGTTCGTAAATCTGCTGGAAACAAAG AGAAACCATTGGAGGGACTGCACATAGTTGTTGATGCAGGGAATGGAGCAGGTGGCTTTTTTGTG GATAAGGTACTAAAACCATTAGGAGCTGTTACTGATGGGAGCCAATTCCTGGAGCCTGATG GTTTGTTTCCCAATCATATTCCGAATCCTGAGGACAAAGCTGCAATGGAAGCCATTACACAAGCAGTGCTTAATAATAAGGCAGACTTGGGCATCATATTTGATACTGATGTTGACAG GTCAGCTGCTGTTGATTCCAGTGGACGTGAGTTGAATCGCAACCGATTGATTGCTTTGATGTCTGCCATAGTTCTTGAGGAG CATCCAGGAACCACTGTTGTGACTGATAGCGTGACATCAGATGGACTGACTGCATTTATTGAGAAGAAACTTG GAGGGAAACACCATCGATTCAAGCGAGGATACAAGAATGTAATAGATGAGGCTATTCGTCTG AATTCTACTGGTGAGGAATCACATTTGGCGATGGAAACAAGTGGCCATGGAGCACTGAAAGAGAATCACTGGCTCGATGATGGAGCATATACGATG GTTAAACTTCTGAATAAACTTGCTGGTGCCAGAACATTGAACCCAAACATCGGTAGTAAAGTTTTGACTGATTTGGTCGAGGGCCTTGAGGAGGCTGCTGTGACAGTGGAGATAAGGTTGAAGATTGATCAAAATCATGCAGATTTGAAAGGAGG GTCCTTCCGTGACTATGGAGAGTCAATCTTGAAACATTTGGAGAGTGTGATCAGCAAAGACCCAAATCTAAACAAAGCCCCGAAGAATCATGAAGGC GTCAGAGTTTCTGGATATGGTGGCTGGTTTATGTTGAGGCTATCCCTCCATGATCCGGTTCTTCCCCTTAATATTGAG GCACAAAGCAAGAATGACGCCATGAAGCTCGGACTTGCAGTGCTTGCTGCTGCGAGTGAATTTTCAGCATTGGACACAACTGCATTGAACAAGTTTTTGCAGCAGTGA